Proteins from a genomic interval of Pseudomonas paeninsulae:
- a CDS encoding DUF3309 family protein — MSLGTILLIVLILMLVGALPAWPHSRSWGYGPTGGLGLVLIIVLVLLLMGRL, encoded by the coding sequence ATGAGCTTGGGAACGATTCTGTTGATCGTACTGATTCTGATGCTGGTGGGGGCATTACCCGCGTGGCCGCATAGCCGGAGCTGGGGTTATGGTCCCACTGGTGGGTTGGGCCTGGTGTTGATCATCGTGCTGGTACTGCTGTTGATGGGCCGGCTGTAA
- a CDS encoding Crp/Fnr family transcriptional regulator, whose amino-acid sequence MPEMSATPQINHLLAALPTDVQNRLRPKLELVPLPLGKVLYESGDALSHVYFPTDSIVSLLYVMENGASAEISVVGNEGLIGVAVFMGGESTTSRAIVQSAGYAYRLPSRQFMEEVNRHSEMLHLMLRYTQALITQMAQTAVCNRHHSIDQQLCRWLLLSLDRLPTNELVMTQELIANMLGVRREGVTEAAGKLHKSGVIEYSRGRIRVINRPKLEQQSCECYAVVKKETDRLLPFAV is encoded by the coding sequence ATGCCTGAGATGTCCGCAACACCACAAATAAATCATCTTTTGGCTGCTTTGCCTACGGACGTTCAAAATCGCTTGCGGCCTAAGTTGGAGCTGGTGCCACTGCCCTTGGGCAAGGTTCTGTATGAGTCCGGCGACGCCTTGAGCCATGTATATTTTCCAACCGACTCGATTGTCTCGCTGCTCTACGTGATGGAGAACGGTGCGTCGGCGGAAATCTCAGTGGTCGGTAATGAAGGATTGATTGGCGTTGCCGTGTTCATGGGCGGCGAGAGCACCACCAGCCGCGCCATCGTGCAAAGCGCCGGATACGCTTATCGACTGCCGTCGCGCCAGTTCATGGAAGAGGTCAATCGCCACAGCGAGATGCTGCACCTGATGCTGCGTTATACCCAGGCGCTGATCACCCAAATGGCGCAGACGGCGGTGTGTAACCGCCACCATTCGATTGACCAGCAACTGTGCCGCTGGTTGTTACTGTCACTCGATCGCTTGCCAACTAATGAACTGGTCATGACCCAGGAGCTGATCGCCAATATGTTGGGCGTGCGCCGCGAGGGCGTCACCGAGGCGGCTGGCAAGCTGCATAAATCAGGGGTGATCGAATACAGCCGCGGGCGTATCAGGGTGATCAACCGGCCCAAGCTCGAGCAGCAGAGCTGCGAGTGCTATGCAGTGGTAAAGAAGGAAACGGATCGCCTGCTGCCCTTTGCGGTGTAA
- a CDS encoding Crp/Fnr family transcriptional regulator, translating into MSAAIRVPVVNQLLASLPHKESKRILGCCEPVDLVFGSILCEPEQTLRHLYFPLTGFISLVTTLRDHQPLEMGLVGNEGMLGATLVLGVNSVPMRAVVQGTGTALRINAADFRRELQECPELLRTLNRYLYVLMAQLSQTAACTHFHEIEPRLARWLLMTHDCAHADHFYLTHEYLADMLGVRRSGVTVAAGALQLRGLIHYTRGEISILDRKGLEAASCECYEAAIDDYAQLLK; encoded by the coding sequence ATGTCAGCAGCAATACGGGTTCCCGTGGTTAACCAGCTGCTTGCAAGTTTGCCGCACAAGGAGTCGAAACGAATCCTGGGGTGCTGCGAACCCGTCGATCTAGTGTTCGGCAGCATCCTCTGTGAGCCGGAGCAAACCTTACGCCACCTGTACTTTCCCCTGACCGGATTTATCTCGCTGGTGACCACGCTACGTGACCATCAGCCGCTGGAAATGGGCCTGGTCGGCAATGAAGGCATGCTCGGCGCGACCCTGGTTTTGGGCGTGAACAGCGTGCCGATGCGCGCGGTGGTGCAGGGCACCGGCACTGCATTGCGGATCAACGCCGCAGACTTTCGCCGCGAGCTGCAGGAGTGCCCAGAGCTGCTGCGCACACTCAACCGCTACCTGTATGTACTGATGGCGCAGCTGTCGCAAACCGCCGCCTGCACCCATTTCCATGAAATCGAACCGCGCCTGGCACGCTGGTTGCTGATGACCCATGATTGCGCGCACGCCGATCACTTCTACCTTACCCACGAATACCTGGCCGACATGCTCGGGGTGCGCAGAAGTGGCGTCACCGTCGCCGCCGGTGCCTTGCAACTGCGCGGTCTGATTCACTACACCCGTGGCGAGATCAGCATCCTCGACCGCAAAGGGTTAGAGGCCGCCTCCTGCGAGTGTTACGAGGCGGCCATCGATGACTACGCGCAGTTGCTGAAGTAG
- a CDS encoding putative bifunctional diguanylate cyclase/phosphodiesterase, with the protein MANRILIISADAADAAVLQDVLGKAKDGLFIIEWLTCLADALVRLNTGDIDAILTALSLPDCQGLETLDQLFALVPHTPIMLLCEADEDLAEQAVQRGAQGYLAKGHLGSYLVAQSLRNIIQRSAVKESVLIEKARAETTLNSISDAVIGTDLAGNVDYLNVAAEQMTGWSRQEASGRPITEVMHIVNSTTRTLVHNPIRRVLEHGKPQVLAAGTILIKRDGSEAMIEDSAAPIHDSSGRISGAVIVFHDITAAQAMTMKMAHLAQHDFLTNLPNRLLLNDRIEQAIALAERHGTNLAVLFLDLDNFKHINDSLGHAIGDQLLQSVAQCLCACVRNSDTVSRLGGDEFVVLVAEEHQAQTSALTAAKILSALTRPHRIAEHELHVTSSIGISIYPSDGLNAESLIKHADTAMYRAKEHGRNNFQFFKNEMNIHAHERQLIERHLRAALERQEFVLHYQPKINLLSGTIMGAEALLRWKHPQWGLVLPSRFVSIAEECGLIVPIGRWVLGEACAQAKRWQEVTARATPVAVNLCAKEFRHQDFVAGVHAILSDSGLEPSNLQLEVSESVLMRDAKASIAILQQLKEMGLQIAVDDFGTGNASLSYLSQLPIDALKIDPSFIQAIGTANGNGAIVRAVIAMGASLNHRVIAKGVEQHSQLEFLQEQRCEEGQGHYLSRPLVAEQFFRLLQTGLGTTL; encoded by the coding sequence GTGGCCAACCGAATCCTGATCATCAGCGCTGACGCCGCTGATGCAGCGGTGTTGCAGGATGTACTGGGCAAGGCCAAAGACGGTCTATTCATTATCGAATGGCTAACCTGTCTTGCCGATGCTCTGGTGAGGCTGAACACCGGCGATATCGACGCGATTCTGACCGCGCTCTCGCTGCCTGATTGCCAGGGACTGGAAACCCTCGACCAGTTGTTCGCCCTGGTACCCCACACGCCTATCATGCTCCTCTGCGAAGCGGATGAAGACCTCGCGGAGCAAGCGGTACAACGCGGCGCGCAAGGCTATTTGGCCAAAGGCCACCTTGGCAGTTATCTGGTCGCGCAATCGTTGCGCAACATCATCCAGCGCAGTGCCGTCAAGGAAAGCGTCTTAATAGAAAAAGCGCGTGCCGAGACCACCCTCAACTCAATCAGCGATGCAGTCATCGGCACGGACCTGGCAGGCAATGTCGACTACCTGAATGTGGCGGCCGAGCAGATGACCGGCTGGTCTCGGCAAGAAGCTAGCGGCCGCCCTATCACCGAGGTGATGCATATCGTCAACAGTACGACGCGCACGCTCGTGCACAACCCGATCAGGCGGGTACTCGAGCATGGCAAGCCACAGGTCCTGGCCGCGGGTACGATCCTGATCAAACGCGATGGCAGCGAAGCGATGATCGAAGACTCCGCCGCGCCGATCCACGACTCCAGCGGACGGATCAGCGGTGCCGTGATCGTGTTCCATGACATCACCGCTGCGCAGGCGATGACCATGAAAATGGCCCACTTGGCGCAGCACGACTTCTTGACCAACCTACCCAACCGCCTGCTCCTCAATGACCGCATCGAACAAGCGATAGCCCTGGCCGAACGCCACGGCACGAATCTCGCCGTACTGTTCCTCGATCTGGACAACTTCAAGCACATCAACGATTCCCTTGGCCATGCCATCGGCGACCAACTGCTGCAGTCGGTCGCTCAGTGCCTGTGTGCTTGCGTACGTAATTCCGACACGGTGAGCCGCCTGGGGGGCGACGAGTTTGTCGTGCTGGTCGCGGAAGAACATCAGGCGCAAACATCCGCACTAACGGCAGCAAAGATCCTCAGTGCGCTGACCAGGCCACACCGCATAGCGGAGCATGAACTGCACGTGACGAGCAGTATTGGCATCAGCATTTATCCAAGCGATGGCCTGAACGCAGAAAGCCTGATCAAGCATGCCGACACCGCGATGTACCGGGCCAAGGAGCATGGTCGCAACAACTTCCAGTTCTTCAAGAATGAAATGAACATCCACGCGCACGAGCGGCAACTCATCGAACGCCATTTACGCGCGGCATTGGAGCGGCAGGAATTCGTCCTGCATTATCAACCAAAGATCAATCTACTTAGCGGCACTATCATGGGTGCAGAGGCACTGCTGCGCTGGAAGCACCCGCAATGGGGGCTGGTGTTGCCCAGCCGTTTCGTGTCGATTGCGGAAGAATGCGGCCTGATCGTGCCAATTGGTCGCTGGGTGCTAGGCGAAGCCTGTGCCCAAGCCAAACGCTGGCAAGAAGTCACCGCAAGGGCCACGCCGGTTGCAGTCAACCTCTGCGCAAAAGAGTTTCGCCATCAGGATTTCGTTGCAGGCGTTCACGCCATCTTGAGCGACAGCGGATTGGAGCCCAGCAATCTACAACTGGAAGTGAGCGAAAGCGTGTTGATGCGCGATGCCAAGGCCAGCATCGCGATACTTCAACAACTCAAGGAGATGGGCCTACAGATCGCGGTGGACGACTTTGGGACCGGTAACGCTAGCTTGAGCTACCTGAGTCAGCTCCCGATCGACGCCCTAAAGATCGACCCGTCGTTCATCCAGGCCATTGGCACTGCTAACGGCAATGGCGCAATCGTCCGCGCGGTAATCGCCATGGGCGCCAGTCTCAATCATCGGGTGATCGCCAAAGGCGTCGAACAGCATTCGCAACTGGAATTTCTGCAAGAACAGCGGTGTGAGGAAGGACAGGGCCACTATCTCAGCCGGCCGCTGGTTGCCGAACAGTTCTTCAGACTCCTGCAGACGGGCCTCGGCACAACGCTCTAG
- a CDS encoding BON domain-containing protein: MPLHPCKHALTASIAFAIVVISSTVGAQTLFQDVADARQETQVWKAYALNQHLSAHNLEVSVLNGKVTLSGEVESTANKTLAKVIALRVDGIVAVDNQIVVQKRQTEVDSQAGDGTEQPDRGSWISDPRRSALAHTNDTGARPSPLDRGATSMLSDKPTNQAKFASALEWPQRQPEGKSLYPDAFRF; encoded by the coding sequence ATGCCCTTGCACCCGTGCAAACACGCACTCACCGCTAGCATCGCCTTTGCCATAGTCGTAATAAGCAGCACGGTCGGCGCGCAAACACTCTTTCAGGACGTTGCCGATGCCCGGCAGGAAACCCAGGTCTGGAAAGCCTATGCGCTGAATCAGCATTTAAGCGCTCACAACCTCGAGGTGTCAGTGCTCAATGGCAAGGTCACCCTGAGCGGCGAGGTAGAGAGCACAGCCAACAAGACGCTGGCCAAAGTAATCGCCCTGCGCGTCGACGGTATCGTCGCCGTGGATAACCAGATAGTGGTGCAAAAGAGGCAGACCGAGGTCGACAGCCAGGCCGGCGATGGCACCGAACAACCTGACCGCGGTAGCTGGATCAGCGACCCGAGGCGGTCGGCCTTAGCGCACACCAACGATACAGGTGCCCGCCCCAGTCCGCTCGACCGCGGCGCAACGAGCATGCTGAGTGACAAGCCAACCAACCAAGCCAAATTTGCCTCGGCGCTTGAGTGGCCACAGCGCCAGCCCGAAGGCAAAAGTCTTTACCCAGATGCGTTCAGGTTTTAG
- a CDS encoding phosphoketolase family protein, with amino-acid sequence MLSQQTTLNPAPLTPEQLRKLNAYWAASNYLAVGQIYLQANPLLKQPLSLAHIKPRLLGHWGTTPGLNFIYVHLNRLIKQHELNVLYVAGPGHGGPALVANTYLEGSYSEVYPHISPDEQGMQRLFKQFSFPGGIPSHVAAQTPGSIHEGGELGYSLSHAFGAAFDNPDLLVACVVGDGEAETGALATSWHSNKFLNPAQDGAVLPILHLNGYKIASPAILARIPHDELQALFYGYGYAPYFVEGDDPASMHQLMAASMDAALAEIQRIQHEARVKGVSARPRWPMIILRSPKGWTGPQQVDGQTVEGTFRAHQVPMGEMSKPGHVQILETWMRSYRPEELFDESGKLLAELAELAPQGTLRMGANPHANGGVLLRELQLPDMRDYAVALERPGAVKAEATRVMGRFLRDVMRLNLASNNFRLFSPDENNSNRWQDVLDVSPRTWMAEQFAYDDKLAATGRVMEMLSEHQCQGWLEGYLLTGRHGFFSCYEAFIHIIDSMFNQHAKWLKSANQIAWRAPVASLNYLLSSHVWRQDHNGSSHQDPGFIDHVLNKKAEIVRVYLPADANCLLSVTDHCLRSRNYINVVVAGKQPEAQWLDMDAAIAHCRAGIGVWSWASNEQGGEPDVVLACAGDVPTLEALAAVQLLWQHFPEVKVRLINVVDLMRLQPASEHPHGLPDADFDALFTVDKPIIFAYHGYPTLIHRLTYRRHNHANLHVRGFNEEGTTTTPFDMVVLNQLDRFHLFAAVVERLPQLAGQAAATRQLVDDKLLEHRRYIEEHGEDLPEIRQWCWLGKTNVSGGGAVGDCAGAC; translated from the coding sequence ATGCTCAGCCAGCAGACCACGCTCAACCCCGCGCCATTGACGCCCGAGCAGCTGCGCAAGCTCAACGCCTACTGGGCCGCCAGCAATTACCTGGCGGTCGGGCAGATCTATCTGCAGGCCAATCCGCTACTCAAACAGCCGCTGAGCCTCGCGCACATCAAGCCGCGCCTGCTCGGTCATTGGGGCACTACGCCGGGCTTGAACTTCATCTATGTGCACCTCAATCGGCTGATCAAGCAGCACGAGCTGAACGTCCTGTATGTCGCCGGGCCTGGGCACGGTGGCCCGGCGCTGGTGGCCAATACCTATCTGGAAGGCAGCTACAGCGAGGTGTATCCGCACATCTCCCCGGACGAGCAGGGCATGCAGCGGCTGTTCAAGCAGTTTTCCTTCCCGGGCGGAATTCCCAGCCATGTGGCCGCGCAAACCCCGGGTTCGATCCACGAAGGCGGGGAGCTGGGCTATTCGCTGTCCCACGCCTTCGGTGCGGCCTTCGATAACCCGGATCTGCTGGTGGCCTGCGTGGTTGGCGATGGCGAGGCGGAAACCGGTGCGCTGGCAACCAGTTGGCATTCCAACAAGTTTCTCAACCCGGCGCAGGACGGTGCGGTGCTGCCGATTCTGCATTTGAACGGCTACAAGATCGCCAGCCCGGCGATCCTCGCGCGCATTCCGCATGACGAGCTGCAGGCGCTGTTCTACGGTTACGGCTACGCGCCGTATTTCGTCGAGGGTGACGATCCCGCGAGCATGCACCAGTTGATGGCAGCCAGCATGGACGCCGCACTGGCCGAGATTCAGCGCATTCAGCACGAGGCGCGGGTCAAGGGCGTCAGTGCGCGGCCACGCTGGCCGATGATCATCCTGCGCTCGCCGAAAGGCTGGACCGGCCCGCAGCAGGTCGATGGGCAGACGGTGGAGGGCACCTTTCGCGCCCACCAGGTGCCAATGGGCGAGATGAGCAAGCCGGGGCATGTGCAGATTCTCGAGACCTGGATGCGCAGCTATCGCCCCGAAGAGTTGTTCGACGAAAGCGGCAAGCTGCTGGCCGAACTGGCCGAGCTGGCGCCCCAGGGCACGTTGCGCATGGGCGCCAACCCGCATGCCAATGGTGGTGTGTTATTGCGTGAGTTGCAGCTGCCGGATATGCGCGATTACGCCGTGGCGCTGGAGCGCCCCGGTGCGGTCAAGGCCGAGGCCACGCGGGTGATGGGGCGCTTCTTGCGCGACGTGATGCGGCTCAATCTGGCCAGTAACAACTTCCGCCTGTTCAGTCCCGACGAGAACAATTCCAACCGTTGGCAGGACGTGCTCGATGTCAGCCCGCGCACCTGGATGGCCGAGCAGTTCGCCTACGACGACAAGCTCGCGGCTACCGGGCGGGTGATGGAGATGCTCAGCGAGCACCAGTGCCAGGGTTGGCTGGAAGGCTATCTGCTGACCGGCCGCCACGGGTTTTTCTCCTGCTACGAAGCCTTTATCCATATCATCGATTCGATGTTCAACCAGCACGCCAAGTGGTTGAAGAGCGCCAACCAGATTGCCTGGCGGGCGCCTGTCGCTTCGCTCAACTACCTGCTGTCATCCCACGTCTGGCGCCAGGATCACAACGGCTCCAGCCATCAGGACCCGGGCTTCATCGACCATGTGCTGAACAAGAAAGCCGAAATTGTCCGCGTCTACCTGCCGGCCGATGCCAATTGCCTGCTGTCGGTCACCGACCACTGTTTGCGCAGCCGCAATTACATCAACGTGGTGGTCGCCGGCAAGCAGCCCGAGGCGCAATGGCTGGACATGGACGCCGCCATCGCCCATTGCCGCGCAGGCATCGGCGTGTGGTCGTGGGCGAGCAATGAGCAGGGTGGCGAGCCTGATGTGGTGCTGGCCTGCGCCGGCGATGTGCCGACCCTGGAAGCGCTGGCGGCTGTGCAGTTGCTCTGGCAGCACTTTCCCGAGGTGAAGGTACGCTTGATCAACGTAGTCGACCTGATGCGCCTGCAGCCGGCCAGCGAACACCCGCATGGTTTGCCCGACGCCGATTTCGATGCGCTATTCACCGTGGATAAACCGATCATCTTCGCCTATCACGGCTACCCGACGCTGATCCATCGGCTGACCTACCGCCGGCACAATCACGCCAACCTGCATGTGCGCGGCTTCAATGAAGAGGGCACTACCACCACGCCGTTCGACATGGTGGTGCTCAACCAACTGGACCGTTTCCACCTGTTTGCCGCGGTGGTCGAGCGCCTGCCGCAACTGGCTGGACAAGCCGCCGCAACCCGGCAGTTGGTCGACGACAAGCTGCTGGAACATCGCCGGTATATCGAGGAACACGGCGAAGATCTGCCGGAGATCCGCCAGTGGTGCTGGTTGGGCAAAACGAATGTGAGCGGTGGCGGGGCGGTCGGCGATTGTGCCGGCGCCTGTTAG
- the pgm gene encoding phosphoglucomutase (alpha-D-glucose-1,6-bisphosphate-dependent), protein MSSRIHPLAGKPAPADMLVNIEQLLAAYFDLQPDPGVATQRVAFGTSGHRGSSLASSFNQWHVLAISQAICDYREAQGIDGPLFIGADSHALSQPALDTALEVLAANGVPTMISAGGEFTPTPAISHAILVHNRGRSTGLADGIVITPSHNPPDSGGFKYNPCNGGPADSDITNWVQNRANTLLEGGLKQVKRMPLAQARQAATTHEHDYLAAYVGDLGSVIDFALIRAAGLRIGVDPLGGAGVHYWSRIAEQYAIDLHVVSQVVDPQFAFMSLDWDGQIRMDPSSSYAMQRLIGLKDGYDIAFACDTDYDRHGIVAPSVGLLPANHFLSVAIDYLYQHRPQWSASAAVGKTLVSSAMIDRVSARLGRPLLEVPVGFKWFAGGLFDGSLGFAGEESAGATCLRRDGSVWTTDKDGMALALLAAEMTANCARDPGELYRGLTEEFGEIVADRVDAPATPLQKKALSQLSPQQVRSTQLAGDTITQVLDKAPGNGAAIGGIKVISDGGWFAARPSGTEDIYKIYAESYRDQAHLQRILGEAQQIVDVALATG, encoded by the coding sequence TTGAGTTCACGCATCCATCCATTGGCCGGCAAGCCGGCGCCTGCAGACATGCTGGTCAATATCGAACAACTGCTGGCCGCTTACTTCGACTTGCAGCCTGATCCCGGCGTGGCGACCCAGCGCGTGGCCTTTGGCACCTCGGGGCATCGCGGCAGTTCGTTGGCATCCAGCTTCAACCAGTGGCACGTGCTCGCCATCAGCCAGGCGATCTGCGATTACCGTGAAGCGCAGGGCATCGATGGCCCGCTGTTTATCGGCGCGGACAGCCATGCCCTGTCGCAACCGGCGCTCGATACGGCGCTGGAGGTGCTGGCCGCCAATGGCGTGCCGACCATGATTTCCGCCGGCGGCGAGTTCACCCCGACCCCGGCGATATCCCACGCCATTCTGGTGCACAACCGGGGCCGCAGCACCGGCCTGGCCGACGGCATCGTGATCACCCCGTCGCACAACCCGCCGGACAGTGGCGGCTTCAAATATAACCCGTGCAATGGCGGCCCGGCCGACAGCGACATCACCAACTGGGTGCAGAACCGCGCCAATACCTTGCTCGAAGGCGGCCTCAAGCAGGTCAAGCGCATGCCGCTGGCCCAGGCACGTCAGGCGGCGACTACCCATGAGCACGATTACCTGGCGGCCTATGTCGGTGACCTGGGCAGCGTGATCGATTTCGCGCTGATTCGCGCTGCCGGGCTGCGCATCGGCGTCGACCCGCTGGGCGGCGCGGGCGTGCATTACTGGTCGCGCATCGCCGAGCAGTACGCCATCGACTTGCATGTGGTCAGCCAGGTAGTAGACCCGCAGTTCGCCTTCATGAGCCTGGACTGGGATGGCCAGATCCGCATGGACCCTTCGTCAAGCTACGCCATGCAGCGGCTGATTGGTCTCAAGGATGGCTACGACATTGCCTTTGCCTGCGACACCGACTACGACCGCCACGGCATAGTCGCGCCCAGCGTCGGCTTGCTGCCGGCCAACCACTTTCTCAGCGTGGCCATCGATTACCTGTATCAGCATCGCCCGCAGTGGAGCGCTTCAGCGGCGGTGGGCAAGACCCTGGTCAGCAGTGCCATGATCGATCGGGTCAGTGCCCGTCTGGGTCGGCCACTGCTGGAAGTGCCAGTTGGCTTCAAGTGGTTTGCTGGTGGCTTGTTCGACGGATCGCTGGGCTTTGCCGGTGAGGAAAGCGCCGGCGCCACCTGCCTGCGCCGCGACGGTAGCGTCTGGACCACCGACAAGGACGGTATGGCGCTGGCCCTGCTGGCCGCGGAAATGACCGCCAATTGCGCGCGCGATCCCGGTGAACTGTATCGCGGCCTGACCGAAGAGTTCGGTGAGATAGTGGCCGACCGCGTCGATGCGCCGGCCACTCCCTTGCAGAAAAAAGCCCTGAGCCAGCTCTCGCCGCAGCAGGTGCGCAGCACTCAGCTGGCGGGCGATACCATCACCCAGGTGCTCGACAAGGCGCCGGGCAACGGCGCGGCAATTGGCGGGATCAAGGTGATCAGCGACGGTGGCTGGTTCGCCGCGCGACCATCGGGCACCGAGGACATCTACAAGATCTACGCCGAGAGCTACCGTGACCAGGCGCACCTGCAGCGGATTCTCGGCGAGGCGCAGCAGATCGTCGACGTGGCGCTGGCTACGGGCTGA
- a CDS encoding S1 family peptidase, with amino-acid sequence MIEPILLTAARLCTFNQQKQLTNASSFFFARDERLFLVTSRHVMIDAPSQHFPDRIEIELHTNPDNIAQSIGISIPLYRDGKSLWRQGLDTTGEIDVAVIELDRTALPATALYRAFTPEHLYGPTAEVEVGTSLLVVGFPLGFHDTLHHMPVVRQAVIASSFGLRFQSKGYFLSDARTHRGISGAPVVTRVANTPENGLGDLPWMLLGVHSARLDVGTRDLQLDEALGLNCTWYADILLTLTEH; translated from the coding sequence ATGATCGAACCCATTTTGCTCACCGCAGCCCGCCTCTGCACCTTCAATCAACAAAAGCAGCTGACCAATGCCAGCAGCTTTTTCTTCGCCCGCGACGAACGCCTGTTCCTGGTCACCAGTCGGCACGTGATGATCGATGCGCCGAGCCAGCACTTCCCCGATCGTATCGAGATCGAACTGCATACCAATCCGGACAATATCGCCCAGTCCATCGGCATCTCGATCCCGCTCTACCGCGACGGTAAAAGCCTGTGGCGCCAAGGCCTCGACACCACCGGCGAGATCGATGTGGCGGTGATCGAGCTGGACCGCACCGCCTTACCCGCAACCGCGCTCTACCGCGCCTTTACCCCTGAACACCTGTATGGCCCGACCGCCGAGGTCGAGGTCGGCACGTCCTTGCTGGTGGTCGGTTTCCCCCTGGGTTTCCATGACACCCTGCACCACATGCCCGTGGTGCGTCAGGCGGTGATCGCCTCCTCTTTCGGCTTGCGCTTTCAGAGCAAAGGCTATTTTCTCAGCGATGCGCGGACGCACCGCGGCATCAGCGGCGCGCCCGTGGTGACGCGAGTCGCCAATACCCCGGAGAATGGCCTCGGCGACCTGCCGTGGATGTTGTTGGGCGTGCACTCGGCACGCCTTGATGTGGGCACCCGTGACCTGCAGCTGGATGAAGCACTCGGGCTCAACTGCACCTGGTACGCCGACATCCTGCTGACCCTCACCGAACACTGA